One window of Quercus robur chromosome 12, dhQueRobu3.1, whole genome shotgun sequence genomic DNA carries:
- the LOC126709650 gene encoding 60S ribosomal protein L30 gives MAAGKKTKKTHENINNRLALVMKSGKYSLGYKTVLRSLRSSKGKLILISNNCPPLRKSEIEYYAMLAKVGVHHFSGNNVDLGTACGKYFRVSCLSIIDPGDSDIIKSLPGDH, from the exons ATGGCAGCGGGGAAGAAGAcg AAGAAGACTCATGAGAACATAAACAACAGGCTGGCCCTGGTTATGAAGAGCGGCAAGTACAGTCTCGGTTACAAAACCGTCCTCCGCTCTCTCCGTAGCTCCAaag GGAAGCTGATTTTGATATCTAACAATTGCCCACCTCTCCGCAAGTCCGAGATTGAATACTACGCCATGCTTGCCAAGGTTGGGGTCCACCATTTCAGCGGAA ACAATGTTGATCTGGGGACAGCATGTGGAAAGTATTTTCGTGTGTCATGCCTTAGCATTATTGATCCAG GTGATTCAGATATCATCAAGTCACTCCCTGGTGATCATTGA